In Trichoplusia ni isolate ovarian cell line Hi5 chromosome 7, tn1, whole genome shotgun sequence, a single genomic region encodes these proteins:
- the LOC113496194 gene encoding proton-coupled amino acid transporter-like protein CG1139 isoform X1, producing the protein MRPMIVEYDPKKKGVKNDLSDVVMVKYKVDPNEIPVEQQAGSTLPLMEIPGRDIEADEDYNPFEHRKLAHPTSDMDTLIHLLKGSLGSGILAMPMAFRNAGLYFGLIATFAIGGICTYCVHVLVRTAHELCRRIQKPSLGFAETAEAAFLSGPPAVHKFSRLAKAMINWFLVIDLLGCCCVYIVFVSKNVKQVVDFYATGTSWYDVDLRIYMAVLLPLLILMNLIRNLKYLAPFSMIANLLVGTGMGITFYYLFQDIPSLSDRTPFAGFERLPTFFGTAIFALEGIGVVMPLENNMKTPTHFIGCPGVLNTGMFFVVSLYAFVGFFGYLKYGENTKSSITLNLPEQEVLGQCVKLMIAVAIFFTYSLQFYVPMEIIWKNVRHWFGAKKNLAEYSIRIGIIILTLCTAIAIPNLGPFISLVGAVCLSFLGLIFPAVIETVTYWDRPNGLGRFNWVLWKNLFMVSFGILGFLTGAYVSILDIIHGEE; encoded by the exons ATGCGGCCGATGATAGTCGAATATGATCCCAAGAAAAAAGGAGTAAAAAATGACTTATCAGATGTCGTTATGGTCAA GTACAAAGTTGACCCAAATGAGATCCCAGTGGAACAACAGGCGGGCTCCACCCTGCCCCTCATGGAGATCCCGGGCAGGGATATTGAAGCTGATGAGGATTATAATCCATTCGAGCACAGGAAACTGGCGCACCCTACATC AGATATGGATACCTTGATACATTTGCTGAAAGGATCGCTCGGAAGTGGTATCTTAGCCATGCCAATGGCGTTCCGCAATGCAGGTCTCTACTTCGGCCTGATAGCAACGTTTGCGATTGGTGGTATCTGCACATACTGTGTGCATGTACTTGTGAGGACTGCGCATGAGTTGTGCAGAAGGATACAGAAGCCATCTCTTGGATTCGCTGAGACCGCCGAAGCCGCTTTTCTATCTGGACCTCCTGCCGTACACAAGTTCTCACGACTCGCTAA GGCTATGATCAACTGGTTTCTCGTCATCGACTTACTCGGTTGCTGCTGTGTCTACATCGTTTTCGTCTCCAAGAACGTTAAACAAGTAGTCGATTTCTACGCAACAGGCACCTCCTGGTACGACGTGGATCTTCGCATCTACATGGCTGTGCTTCTCCCCCTGCTCATCCTTATGAATCTGATCCGAAACTTGAAGTACCTTGCACCCTTCTCTATGATCGCTAACCTGTTGGTCGGAACTGGAATGGGAATCACTTTCTACTACCTCTTCCAAGATATCCCTAGTTTAAGTGACCGTACGCCTTTCGCTGGATTTGAGCGCCTACCAACCTTCTTCGGAACTGCCATCTTCGCCCTTGAGGGAATTGGTGTTGTCATGCCCCTGGAAAACAACATGAAGACCCCCACTCACTTCATTGGTTGTCCCGGCGTTCTTAACACTGGCATGTTCTTCGTGGTGTCACTGTATGCTTTCGTCGGATTCTTCGGATACCTGAAATATGGTGAAAACACTAAGAGCAGTATTACTTTGAATCTCCCAGAACAGGAAGT ATTGGGTCAATGCGTCAAGCTTATGATAGCTGTGGCCATATTCTTCACGTACAGTCTTCAATTCTACGTGCCAATGGAAATTATATGGAAAAACGTGCGCCACTGGTTCGGAGCCAAGAAAAACCTTGCCGAATACAGCATCAGAATTGGAATCATCATATTGACCCTGTGCACGGCTATCGCCATCCCTAACCTTGGTCCCTTCATCTCACTTGTCGGCGCTGTCTGTCTCTCTTTCCTTGGCCTTATATTCCCGGCTGTAATCGAAACCGTCACATATTGGGACAGGCCGAATGGACTCGGTCGCTTCAACTGGGTGCTATGGAAGAATCTGTTCATGGTTTCTTTTGGAATCCTCGGTTTCTTGACAGGGGCTTAtgtaagcattttggatataaTCCATGGAGAGGAATAA
- the LOC113496194 gene encoding proton-coupled amino acid transporter-like protein pathetic isoform X2, giving the protein MEIPGRDIEADEDYNPFEHRKLAHPTSDMDTLIHLLKGSLGSGILAMPMAFRNAGLYFGLIATFAIGGICTYCVHVLVRTAHELCRRIQKPSLGFAETAEAAFLSGPPAVHKFSRLAKAMINWFLVIDLLGCCCVYIVFVSKNVKQVVDFYATGTSWYDVDLRIYMAVLLPLLILMNLIRNLKYLAPFSMIANLLVGTGMGITFYYLFQDIPSLSDRTPFAGFERLPTFFGTAIFALEGIGVVMPLENNMKTPTHFIGCPGVLNTGMFFVVSLYAFVGFFGYLKYGENTKSSITLNLPEQEVLGQCVKLMIAVAIFFTYSLQFYVPMEIIWKNVRHWFGAKKNLAEYSIRIGIIILTLCTAIAIPNLGPFISLVGAVCLSFLGLIFPAVIETVTYWDRPNGLGRFNWVLWKNLFMVSFGILGFLTGAYVSILDIIHGEE; this is encoded by the exons ATGGAGATCCCGGGCAGGGATATTGAAGCTGATGAGGATTATAATCCATTCGAGCACAGGAAACTGGCGCACCCTACATC AGATATGGATACCTTGATACATTTGCTGAAAGGATCGCTCGGAAGTGGTATCTTAGCCATGCCAATGGCGTTCCGCAATGCAGGTCTCTACTTCGGCCTGATAGCAACGTTTGCGATTGGTGGTATCTGCACATACTGTGTGCATGTACTTGTGAGGACTGCGCATGAGTTGTGCAGAAGGATACAGAAGCCATCTCTTGGATTCGCTGAGACCGCCGAAGCCGCTTTTCTATCTGGACCTCCTGCCGTACACAAGTTCTCACGACTCGCTAA GGCTATGATCAACTGGTTTCTCGTCATCGACTTACTCGGTTGCTGCTGTGTCTACATCGTTTTCGTCTCCAAGAACGTTAAACAAGTAGTCGATTTCTACGCAACAGGCACCTCCTGGTACGACGTGGATCTTCGCATCTACATGGCTGTGCTTCTCCCCCTGCTCATCCTTATGAATCTGATCCGAAACTTGAAGTACCTTGCACCCTTCTCTATGATCGCTAACCTGTTGGTCGGAACTGGAATGGGAATCACTTTCTACTACCTCTTCCAAGATATCCCTAGTTTAAGTGACCGTACGCCTTTCGCTGGATTTGAGCGCCTACCAACCTTCTTCGGAACTGCCATCTTCGCCCTTGAGGGAATTGGTGTTGTCATGCCCCTGGAAAACAACATGAAGACCCCCACTCACTTCATTGGTTGTCCCGGCGTTCTTAACACTGGCATGTTCTTCGTGGTGTCACTGTATGCTTTCGTCGGATTCTTCGGATACCTGAAATATGGTGAAAACACTAAGAGCAGTATTACTTTGAATCTCCCAGAACAGGAAGT ATTGGGTCAATGCGTCAAGCTTATGATAGCTGTGGCCATATTCTTCACGTACAGTCTTCAATTCTACGTGCCAATGGAAATTATATGGAAAAACGTGCGCCACTGGTTCGGAGCCAAGAAAAACCTTGCCGAATACAGCATCAGAATTGGAATCATCATATTGACCCTGTGCACGGCTATCGCCATCCCTAACCTTGGTCCCTTCATCTCACTTGTCGGCGCTGTCTGTCTCTCTTTCCTTGGCCTTATATTCCCGGCTGTAATCGAAACCGTCACATATTGGGACAGGCCGAATGGACTCGGTCGCTTCAACTGGGTGCTATGGAAGAATCTGTTCATGGTTTCTTTTGGAATCCTCGGTTTCTTGACAGGGGCTTAtgtaagcattttggatataaTCCATGGAGAGGAATAA